A genomic region of Gemmata massiliana contains the following coding sequences:
- a CDS encoding PDZ domain-containing protein has protein sequence MTFTRSRTARLWGTVAAVALLAAPVSAQPKADINEATEKAMKAASAKVAPSIVKIETAGGAETVSEKKGAGPGIRKGVGPTTGLVVSPDGYIISSAFNFANKPANIFVTVPGRERVVAKIVANDQSRMLTLLKIELKDLPVPDAVPKKDVEIGQWGLTLGRTLDNSVDHPPSMSVGIVSATNRIWGKAIQTDAKTSPVNYGGPLVSIEGRVYGVVVPASNRAEGETAGVDVYDGGIGFAVPLEDILKSLPRLKAGQDLRRGLLGVQPKGEGVYNPAVVGAIQPDSAAARAGLQVNDKIVELNGKKVQDYSALQHLLGPLYENDEVALKVVRGDKEMEFKGVKLLGIATAYVRAYLGILPMRDDPGPGVEVRFVYPKSPAETAGIKVGDRIMKFGSNPQPIQNRTAFLNAIQTLAPGVEVKIEVKRKEGGKVETVSAKLVPTPDEVPDKLPLPSSAGKALEGQPKPKDPPKDPFPKDPFPPKGLSDVRADAGGQDEKKDDKKDEKKDKPKVETGFVTRTNAALGREYWMYIPDNYDANVSHGLIVWFHPAGQGGKDGEKMGRTFRDFAEDNHFIIMGPKANGADGWVASETELVMQDVKTVLGQYTIDRARVVAHGMGSGGQMAFYVGFNARDVFRGVGTLGATLGTAPKDSVANQPLSFFISGGDKDPLIKEIVEHKNLLTEKRFPVIFREMKESGKEYFDETTFKDFLNWLDSLDRI, from the coding sequence ATGACATTCACACGATCCCGAACCGCGCGACTGTGGGGTACGGTGGCCGCTGTCGCGTTGCTCGCGGCGCCGGTCTCCGCGCAACCGAAGGCGGATATTAACGAGGCGACCGAGAAGGCGATGAAGGCCGCCTCCGCCAAAGTCGCCCCGTCAATTGTGAAGATCGAAACGGCTGGCGGCGCCGAAACCGTCTCGGAGAAGAAGGGTGCGGGGCCGGGCATTCGCAAGGGTGTCGGCCCGACGACGGGGCTGGTTGTTTCCCCGGACGGGTACATCATTTCCAGTGCGTTTAACTTCGCGAACAAACCCGCAAATATCTTCGTGACCGTGCCCGGGCGCGAGCGCGTCGTCGCGAAGATCGTGGCCAACGATCAGTCGCGTATGCTCACGCTCCTGAAGATCGAGCTGAAAGATTTGCCCGTTCCCGACGCGGTCCCGAAGAAGGACGTCGAAATCGGTCAGTGGGGGCTTACGCTGGGGCGCACGCTCGACAACAGCGTGGACCACCCGCCGTCGATGAGCGTCGGTATCGTGAGCGCGACCAATCGTATTTGGGGCAAGGCGATCCAGACCGACGCGAAGACCTCGCCCGTGAACTACGGCGGGCCGCTCGTTTCCATCGAAGGGCGCGTGTACGGTGTCGTCGTGCCGGCCTCGAACCGGGCCGAGGGCGAAACGGCCGGCGTGGACGTGTACGACGGCGGGATCGGGTTCGCGGTTCCGCTGGAAGATATTCTCAAATCGCTACCGCGCTTGAAAGCGGGCCAGGATTTGCGCCGCGGGTTGCTCGGTGTGCAGCCGAAGGGCGAAGGGGTGTACAACCCGGCCGTGGTCGGCGCGATCCAGCCGGACTCCGCCGCGGCGCGGGCCGGGCTGCAGGTCAATGACAAGATCGTCGAACTCAACGGGAAGAAGGTTCAAGACTATTCAGCCCTTCAGCACTTGCTCGGGCCGCTCTACGAGAACGACGAAGTCGCACTCAAGGTGGTGCGCGGCGACAAAGAAATGGAGTTCAAGGGGGTCAAGCTCCTCGGGATCGCGACCGCGTATGTGCGAGCGTACCTCGGCATCCTGCCGATGCGGGACGACCCGGGGCCGGGGGTCGAGGTCCGCTTCGTGTACCCGAAGAGCCCGGCCGAGACCGCCGGGATCAAGGTCGGCGACCGCATCATGAAGTTCGGCTCGAACCCGCAACCGATTCAGAACCGCACCGCGTTCCTGAACGCGATTCAAACGCTGGCGCCGGGCGTTGAAGTTAAGATCGAGGTGAAGCGGAAAGAGGGCGGGAAGGTCGAAACGGTTTCAGCGAAGCTGGTCCCCACGCCCGACGAGGTGCCGGACAAGCTCCCGCTGCCGTCTTCCGCGGGCAAGGCGCTCGAAGGCCAGCCCAAGCCAAAAGACCCGCCCAAAGATCCGTTCCCCAAAGACCCGTTCCCGCCCAAGGGCCTGAGCGACGTGCGCGCGGACGCCGGCGGGCAGGATGAAAAGAAGGACGACAAGAAAGACGAGAAGAAGGACAAGCCGAAGGTCGAAACGGGCTTCGTGACCCGGACCAACGCGGCGCTCGGGCGCGAGTACTGGATGTACATTCCCGACAACTATGACGCGAACGTATCGCACGGTCTGATTGTGTGGTTCCACCCGGCCGGGCAGGGCGGCAAGGACGGCGAGAAGATGGGCCGGACGTTCCGCGATTTCGCCGAAGACAATCACTTCATCATCATGGGGCCGAAGGCAAATGGCGCCGACGGCTGGGTCGCGAGCGAAACCGAACTCGTGATGCAGGACGTGAAAACGGTGCTCGGCCAGTACACGATCGACCGCGCCCGCGTCGTGGCCCACGGCATGGGGAGCGGCGGGCAGATGGCGTTCTATGTCGGGTTCAACGCGCGCGACGTGTTCCGCGGGGTCGGCACGTTGGGTGCGACACTAGGCACCGCGCCGAAGGACAGTGTCGCGAACCAACCGTTGTCGTTCTTCATTTCGGGCGGTGACAAAGACCCGCTCATCAAGGAGATCGTGGAACACAAGAACCTGCTCACCGAGAAACGGTTCCCGGTGATCTTCCGCGAGATGAAGGAATCGGGCAAAGAGTACTTCGACGAAACGACCTTCAAGGACTTCCTGAACTGGCTCGATTCGCTCGACCGGATTTGA
- a CDS encoding NPCBM/NEW2 domain-containing protein — protein MRSPRRAAVLVTGFLVLAVGAPGAIGDDVTTSAGKKLNGKLVGVDAQGVMFAVGESKAQIPARDIVVVDLGNKVAPIPKDVSTYSEIELTDGSTFRVVKFALKGKQFEADLVPGPQGVPLPKLDLPMGVVFSAMKRADDPKVRDSWKKLLTTRGKRDLYVIAQETGFTYIQGTVLGGAVDDRGRGVVNFEKEAGGKDDLQLSRSAGLVFYQPQPPTIAPTLCKVTDVFGNALTATEIAITDSGVAVKTVAGVTVKYASTAALVKLDYALGNVAYLSDLDPQLELPEIPAIEKRLNPNAAYLKDRSLSNEPIKLENQTFPKGVCIAPDTVATFNLGGDYTQFKATVGIDENGANATSAARVTIEADGQVVFTQELKRKDKPKGLVLAVKGVKQLRVIVEADTPFNGNYVTLAEARVQK, from the coding sequence ATGCGATCCCCCCGCCGCGCCGCGGTTCTCGTCACGGGGTTTCTGGTTCTGGCAGTCGGCGCGCCCGGCGCGATCGGCGATGACGTGACCACCAGTGCCGGCAAGAAGCTCAACGGCAAGCTCGTGGGCGTGGACGCTCAGGGCGTGATGTTCGCCGTGGGTGAGAGTAAGGCCCAGATCCCGGCGCGCGACATCGTGGTGGTCGATCTGGGGAACAAGGTCGCTCCGATCCCGAAGGACGTGAGCACTTACTCCGAGATCGAGCTGACGGACGGGTCGACGTTCCGGGTCGTGAAGTTCGCGCTGAAGGGCAAACAGTTCGAGGCCGACCTGGTCCCGGGTCCGCAGGGCGTTCCGCTCCCGAAGCTCGATCTCCCGATGGGCGTGGTCTTCTCCGCGATGAAGCGGGCCGACGACCCGAAGGTACGAGACTCGTGGAAGAAACTCCTGACGACACGCGGCAAGCGCGACCTCTACGTGATCGCACAAGAAACCGGCTTCACGTACATCCAGGGCACGGTCCTCGGCGGCGCGGTCGACGACCGGGGCCGGGGGGTTGTGAACTTCGAGAAAGAGGCCGGAGGGAAGGACGACCTGCAACTGTCGCGCTCGGCGGGCCTGGTGTTCTACCAGCCGCAGCCGCCGACCATCGCGCCGACACTGTGCAAGGTGACGGACGTGTTCGGCAACGCGCTCACCGCGACCGAGATCGCGATCACGGACTCGGGCGTCGCCGTGAAAACGGTCGCGGGGGTCACGGTCAAGTACGCTTCCACCGCGGCGCTCGTGAAGCTCGACTACGCACTGGGTAACGTGGCCTACTTGTCGGACCTCGACCCGCAACTCGAACTCCCCGAGATCCCGGCCATCGAGAAGCGCCTCAACCCCAACGCGGCGTACCTCAAGGACCGCTCGCTCTCGAACGAACCGATCAAGCTGGAGAACCAGACGTTTCCGAAGGGCGTCTGCATCGCCCCCGATACGGTTGCGACGTTCAACCTCGGGGGCGACTACACGCAGTTCAAGGCGACCGTGGGGATCGACGAAAACGGCGCGAACGCGACGAGCGCCGCGCGGGTCACGATCGAGGCCGACGGTCAGGTCGTGTTCACGCAAGAACTGAAGCGGAAGGACAAGCCAAAGGGGTTAGTTCTGGCCGTGAAGGGCGTCAAGCAACTGCGCGTCATCGTCGAAGCGGACACACCGTTCAACGGGAACTACGTCACGCTGGCCGAGGCCCGCGTCCAGAAGTGA
- a CDS encoding S1C family serine protease, whose translation MFTRYSVFLAAVALLGAPALAPAADPFAETAEKANKKLVKVFGAGGFQRINNYGTGIVISKEGHILTVASQLLDTTALVVHLYDGQRLPAQVIVTEPFLDVALIKIRPEGKKLDDPTGLDLDYFDFEAAAKRPPAAPGDWILAMSNTFEIALRDEPLSVQRGVVSAYTKMAGRRGIFEFPYTGDVYVVDAITNNPGAAGGALLNRKGELLGIIGREIKNTLTETWMNYAIPVGGKVDVKEKTITKDKDGKEIEGEKVTTISMPEFVSLAMQGKYKPVKRTDVIGQGGYHGILFVPNVVERTPAFIEDVVPGSPADKAGLRPDDLVSFVDGEPVVSIKAFDEFIKKHTRTGSKIRLEVRRGETLQPIEMELGAHPPKPSKPMPPGPPTATTPPKK comes from the coding sequence ATGTTCACGCGATACTCTGTGTTCCTCGCCGCGGTCGCACTTCTTGGTGCGCCCGCACTCGCGCCCGCGGCCGACCCGTTCGCGGAAACGGCGGAAAAGGCGAACAAGAAGCTGGTGAAAGTCTTCGGGGCCGGCGGGTTCCAGCGGATCAACAACTACGGCACCGGGATCGTCATCAGCAAGGAAGGGCACATTCTCACGGTCGCGAGTCAGTTGCTCGATACGACCGCGCTCGTTGTTCACCTCTACGACGGCCAGCGCCTCCCGGCGCAGGTGATCGTGACCGAACCGTTCCTGGACGTCGCGCTCATCAAGATCCGGCCGGAGGGCAAAAAGCTCGACGATCCGACCGGCCTCGACCTCGACTACTTCGATTTCGAGGCCGCAGCAAAGCGCCCGCCGGCCGCGCCGGGCGACTGGATCTTGGCCATGAGCAACACGTTCGAGATCGCGCTCCGCGACGAGCCGCTCAGCGTGCAGCGCGGGGTCGTCTCCGCGTACACGAAGATGGCCGGGCGCCGCGGGATCTTCGAGTTCCCGTACACCGGCGACGTGTACGTCGTGGACGCGATCACCAACAACCCCGGGGCCGCGGGCGGGGCGCTCTTGAACCGTAAGGGCGAACTGCTCGGCATCATCGGGCGCGAGATCAAGAACACCCTGACCGAGACGTGGATGAACTACGCGATCCCGGTCGGCGGGAAGGTCGATGTGAAGGAAAAGACGATCACGAAGGACAAGGACGGGAAGGAGATCGAGGGCGAGAAGGTCACTACGATCTCGATGCCCGAGTTCGTCAGTTTGGCGATGCAGGGCAAGTACAAGCCGGTCAAGCGGACCGACGTGATCGGTCAGGGCGGGTACCACGGTATCCTCTTCGTGCCCAACGTGGTCGAACGGACCCCGGCGTTCATCGAGGACGTGGTTCCGGGGTCGCCTGCGGACAAGGCCGGGCTGCGGCCCGACGACCTCGTGAGCTTCGTCGACGGCGAGCCGGTCGTCAGCATCAAGGCGTTCGACGAGTTCATCAAGAAGCACACACGAACCGGCAGCAAGATCCGGCTCGAAGTGCGGCGCGGGGAGACGCTCCAGCCCATCGAAATGGAACTCGGAGCCCACCCACCCAAACCCAGCAAGCCGATGCCCCCGGGGCCGCCGACCGCCACGACCCCTCCGAAGAAGTAA
- a CDS encoding McrC family protein, whose product MTPTVTLTERRARGVRLPRAEIDFLLAHASHLIDVVPTFERGRIRLTPRGFVGFLTGPSTRYVIRPKIPWPNLRLLLGLSPEAEGTTYEPGTDLLAVLATEFVDQLEAVTRPGLVAGYSEVETTSSFLRGKLRAAEQMRDAAARAFPDRFYINEPVFDLNAPWNQIPKATAVALLDCTELPLTLRQRIESAVVPLASVLPQPVTERTFVVARAEPRAESYRPLLNVSQLILNGLASANPLAHAGSAFLIDLGQAFERYLTEALTHTLATHHTWSVEAQPGFTLGPTTLQPDIVIRKRRVARAVLDAKWKTTTLDANDLHQVLAYATLTGAKRVGLVYPGRTDARTHFTTPDGRVRVSRYRVRVIGDAAELTRSITKLARDCRLQ is encoded by the coding sequence GTGACCCCCACGGTAACGCTGACCGAACGCCGCGCGCGTGGGGTGCGCCTCCCGCGCGCGGAGATCGATTTCCTATTGGCTCACGCGAGCCACCTCATCGACGTCGTCCCCACATTCGAGCGCGGACGGATCCGGCTCACGCCCCGCGGGTTCGTCGGGTTCCTTACCGGCCCTTCCACGCGATACGTCATTCGCCCCAAGATCCCGTGGCCGAACCTGCGGCTCCTGCTCGGCCTTTCCCCCGAAGCCGAAGGGACCACTTACGAGCCCGGAACCGATCTGCTGGCCGTGCTCGCGACCGAGTTCGTGGACCAACTTGAAGCTGTCACCCGGCCGGGCTTGGTCGCAGGGTATAGTGAAGTCGAAACCACATCGTCGTTCCTTCGAGGGAAGCTCCGGGCGGCCGAGCAGATGCGCGACGCTGCGGCCCGCGCGTTTCCCGACCGCTTCTACATCAACGAACCGGTCTTCGATCTGAACGCGCCGTGGAACCAGATACCCAAAGCAACCGCTGTCGCTTTGCTCGATTGCACAGAACTGCCGCTCACACTTCGGCAGCGCATCGAGTCCGCCGTGGTGCCGCTCGCGAGTGTTCTTCCCCAACCCGTCACAGAACGCACGTTCGTCGTGGCCCGTGCGGAACCGCGTGCAGAATCGTATCGGCCGCTCCTCAACGTGAGCCAGCTAATCCTGAACGGACTGGCGAGCGCGAACCCGCTCGCTCACGCGGGTAGCGCGTTTCTGATCGATCTCGGCCAGGCATTCGAGCGGTACCTAACTGAAGCACTCACCCATACACTCGCCACACACCACACATGGAGTGTTGAAGCACAGCCCGGCTTCACGCTCGGTCCTACCACGCTCCAACCAGACATCGTGATCCGCAAACGTCGCGTCGCGCGCGCGGTACTCGATGCGAAGTGGAAAACCACCACACTCGACGCGAACGACCTCCATCAGGTACTGGCATACGCCACCCTCACGGGCGCGAAGCGGGTCGGGTTGGTGTACCCGGGCCGCACGGACGCCCGCACCCACTTCACCACCCCGGACGGACGGGTGCGCGTGTCGCGCTACCGTGTGCGCGTGATCGGGGACGCCGCGGAATTGACCCGTTCGATCACGAAACTCGCACGCGACTGCCGCCTTCAATAG
- a CDS encoding HNH endonuclease: MNVGSYSALDASVLVLNKTFMAVHVVSVRRAFCLLCKDLAEVVSMEDGQFSTYNFESWAELSAFRAANFRQEDDDWIRTTSTELLSPRVIRLLSYDKMPKQTVKFNRRNIFARDHNQCQYCGKRFPTTELSLDHVVPRSQGGGTTWDNIVCACVDCNVRKGGRTPRQANMTLIRKPEKPKRSPLLNLKLTQKKYQSWQSFIDNAYWNVELK; the protein is encoded by the coding sequence ATGAATGTCGGCTCCTACTCGGCCCTGGACGCGAGCGTGTTGGTGCTGAACAAGACGTTCATGGCCGTTCACGTGGTCTCCGTCCGCCGAGCGTTCTGCCTATTGTGTAAGGATCTGGCCGAAGTGGTCAGCATGGAGGACGGTCAGTTCTCGACCTACAACTTCGAGTCGTGGGCCGAGTTGAGTGCCTTCCGCGCCGCCAACTTCCGCCAAGAGGACGACGACTGGATTCGGACCACGAGCACCGAGTTGCTGTCGCCGCGCGTCATCCGGCTCTTGAGCTACGACAAGATGCCCAAGCAGACGGTGAAGTTCAACCGGCGGAACATCTTCGCCCGGGACCACAACCAGTGCCAGTACTGCGGTAAGCGGTTCCCGACAACGGAACTCTCGCTGGACCACGTTGTGCCCCGGAGCCAGGGCGGTGGCACCACCTGGGACAACATTGTGTGCGCGTGCGTGGACTGCAACGTCCGCAAGGGCGGGCGCACCCCACGGCAGGCGAACATGACGCTGATCCGGAAGCCGGAGAAGCCGAAGCGCAGCCCGCTGTTGAACCTCAAGCTCACGCAGAAGAAGTACCAGTCGTGGCAGTCGTTCATCGACAACGCCTACTGGAACGTCGAACTGAAGTGA
- a CDS encoding S1C family serine protease: MSRFPRPSRLLAIAACAVVASAGLLVPVAPAAPLDVDKAVLDAQTQRIAAIKKVHPAVVAVCMPNGEGCGSGVLIDAEGYALTNFHVVQATGPLPKAGLADGVLYDAVVCGIDKVGDVALIRMLPKEKGKPFPFVKLGDSDKVRGGDWSLAMGNPFSLAMDFTPTVTYGLVSGVNRYQPPEGKGLLEYTDCIQIETSINPGNSGGPLFNMQGELIGINGRGSFEKRGRVNSGVGYAISINQIKNFMGHLRAGIDTDHATLGAFVASKSEDAALAQIVVKQILDESDAFRRGLENNDQLLEFAGRAMTSTNQYKNALGIYPKDWRLPLKIRRANEQKELLVRLMGNMEKEREKPPVPGEGPPQPPPSAPAPKPSGEVAKMFEEKKGYSNWYFNTLERNKLLAEFKKHGDFSNVAGSWTIEGSYKMADREGAMRAEVAENKDSAKVTLKMNVETSLEPLKQSDIGLQKQPLGSGGLMAALYQYHRFLTVGEKGFEGGFAHGGNEPFYPYPADGSAPKSLASLRVDCAVIVSKHGSVNCKWFFSLKDNTLLGFESYIAKDSKDAEADPCEVYFSNYKDVDGRKLPGRIEVRHADKRYAVLIPAKWTLGGK; encoded by the coding sequence ATGAGCCGATTCCCTCGACCGTCCCGTTTGTTGGCGATAGCCGCGTGTGCGGTCGTCGCGTCCGCGGGCCTGTTGGTACCGGTGGCGCCGGCGGCCCCGCTCGACGTGGACAAGGCCGTACTCGACGCCCAGACCCAGCGCATCGCCGCGATCAAGAAGGTGCACCCGGCCGTGGTCGCGGTGTGCATGCCCAACGGCGAGGGGTGCGGGTCCGGCGTGCTCATCGACGCCGAGGGGTACGCGCTGACCAACTTCCACGTCGTTCAGGCGACCGGGCCGCTCCCGAAAGCGGGGCTGGCCGACGGCGTGCTCTACGACGCGGTCGTGTGCGGCATCGACAAGGTCGGCGACGTGGCGCTGATCCGCATGCTCCCGAAGGAGAAGGGCAAGCCGTTCCCGTTCGTGAAACTCGGGGACAGCGACAAGGTGCGCGGCGGGGACTGGTCGCTCGCGATGGGCAACCCGTTCTCGCTGGCGATGGACTTCACCCCGACGGTCACTTACGGCCTCGTCAGCGGGGTGAACCGGTACCAGCCGCCCGAAGGGAAGGGGCTGTTGGAGTACACCGATTGCATCCAGATCGAGACCTCGATCAACCCCGGGAACTCGGGCGGTCCGCTGTTCAACATGCAGGGCGAACTGATCGGGATCAACGGGCGGGGCTCGTTCGAGAAGCGCGGGCGCGTGAACTCGGGCGTAGGGTACGCGATCTCGATCAACCAGATCAAGAATTTCATGGGCCACCTGCGGGCCGGGATCGACACCGACCACGCGACACTCGGGGCGTTCGTCGCGAGCAAGTCCGAGGACGCGGCGCTGGCCCAGATCGTCGTGAAGCAGATCCTGGACGAGAGCGACGCCTTTCGGCGCGGGCTGGAGAACAACGACCAGTTGCTGGAGTTCGCCGGGCGCGCGATGACGAGCACGAACCAGTACAAGAACGCGCTGGGCATTTACCCCAAGGACTGGCGCCTGCCGCTCAAGATCCGCCGAGCGAACGAGCAGAAGGAACTGTTGGTCCGGTTGATGGGGAACATGGAAAAGGAGCGGGAGAAGCCGCCGGTGCCCGGCGAAGGGCCGCCCCAACCGCCGCCCTCGGCACCGGCACCGAAGCCGTCCGGTGAGGTCGCCAAAATGTTCGAGGAGAAGAAGGGGTACTCGAACTGGTACTTCAACACCCTCGAGCGCAACAAATTGCTCGCCGAGTTTAAGAAGCACGGGGACTTCTCGAACGTCGCCGGTTCCTGGACAATCGAGGGCTCCTACAAGATGGCGGACCGCGAGGGCGCGATGCGCGCCGAGGTCGCCGAAAACAAGGACTCGGCGAAGGTCACGCTGAAGATGAACGTCGAGACCTCGCTCGAACCACTCAAGCAGTCGGACATCGGGCTCCAGAAGCAGCCCCTCGGCAGCGGCGGGCTGATGGCCGCGCTGTACCAGTACCACCGGTTCCTCACTGTGGGTGAGAAGGGGTTCGAGGGCGGTTTCGCCCACGGCGGCAACGAGCCGTTCTACCCGTACCCGGCCGACGGCTCGGCCCCCAAGTCGCTCGCGTCACTCCGCGTGGATTGTGCGGTGATCGTGAGCAAACACGGCTCGGTGAACTGCAAGTGGTTCTTCTCGCTCAAGGACAACACGCTCCTCGGGTTCGAGTCGTACATCGCGAAGGACTCGAAGGACGCCGAAGCCGATCCGTGCGAGGTGTACTTCTCCAACTACAAGGACGTGGACGGGCGCAAGCTCCCGGGCCGCATCGAGGTGCGCCACGCGGACAAGCGCTACGCGGTCCTTATCCCCGCGAAGTGGACCCTCGGCGGCAAGTAA
- a CDS encoding sigma-70 family RNA polymerase sigma factor: MATRAADPLLQSVRALVAGRGESDQELLDRFVRQHDEAAFATLVERHGPMVLGVCRRGLRDEHAAEDTFQATFLVLARNAGSIHERRALSSWLHGVALRLVRRARVTFARAQRDKARIAPEAPREPAVEASWSEVRQILDDELKRLPENYRLPLVLCALEGRSREEAAAEMGCTPSQLKGLLERGRERLRARLIRRGLAPSSIGALLLTEEALAVPVPPLLAIATRRITRGLSATTHPTDCELPLPVRSLIARGLSMIGAKRLGLVLVFAVVATAVGLSGFDRPETAPAPHAVADRSQKSAPATNKRTDLLDDEAAVAAHIKALHDPDSTTREKAATALRRIVAKYPSGTVYLPSKDGGEAEWKAKVDRIEPGSDKSEMLKILPPLTPGDSGGGLVEGDSHYGSYRLDYHWIVRICYRDTGKMIRRPELMKNALRVHVAPPKDFTGTWTTWHINGQKSYDYQYKNGKSDGVFTSYHDNGAKNHEQHYTADVAHGTGTGWFPDGKVNYTIQYRNGKLHGTWTHWYANGNKHSEANYADGEYHGRQTNWHENGQLGSVTDYKNGVKHGVEASWNENGIPHYDRLYLNGKIVN; the protein is encoded by the coding sequence ATGGCAACCAGGGCCGCGGACCCACTACTCCAGAGCGTGCGCGCACTCGTGGCCGGGCGAGGAGAATCCGACCAAGAACTGCTCGATCGCTTCGTGCGCCAGCACGACGAGGCGGCCTTCGCTACCCTTGTGGAGCGGCACGGGCCGATGGTCCTGGGCGTTTGTCGCCGAGGTCTTCGAGACGAACACGCGGCCGAAGACACATTTCAAGCCACGTTCCTCGTTCTGGCTCGGAACGCTGGTTCCATCCACGAACGACGTGCGCTGAGCAGTTGGCTCCACGGAGTCGCGCTGCGCTTAGTGCGCCGCGCACGGGTCACATTCGCACGCGCCCAGAGAGACAAGGCACGGATCGCTCCGGAAGCGCCGCGCGAACCCGCGGTCGAGGCGAGTTGGAGTGAGGTGCGCCAAATTCTCGACGACGAACTGAAACGCCTCCCGGAAAACTACCGGCTCCCGCTCGTCCTGTGCGCGCTCGAAGGGCGAAGTCGCGAAGAAGCCGCGGCCGAGATGGGCTGCACACCGAGCCAACTCAAAGGTCTCCTGGAACGAGGGCGCGAGCGCCTGCGCGCCCGGTTGATCCGGCGCGGGCTGGCCCCGTCGTCAATCGGAGCGCTACTACTGACCGAGGAGGCACTGGCAGTCCCGGTCCCACCGCTGCTGGCCATCGCCACCCGACGAATTACACGCGGGCTGAGTGCGACAACGCACCCGACAGATTGTGAACTTCCGCTCCCGGTTCGTTCACTGATCGCGAGAGGGCTATCAATGATAGGTGCGAAACGACTCGGCCTCGTTTTAGTGTTCGCCGTTGTTGCGACCGCAGTCGGGCTGAGCGGGTTCGACCGACCCGAAACCGCTCCTGCTCCCCACGCCGTGGCCGATCGGTCTCAAAAATCAGCGCCTGCAACAAACAAGAGAACGGACTTGCTTGACGACGAAGCCGCGGTCGCGGCGCACATCAAAGCCCTTCACGATCCCGACAGTACCACGCGCGAAAAAGCGGCAACCGCGTTGCGCCGGATCGTTGCGAAGTACCCGTCGGGAACGGTCTATTTGCCGAGCAAGGACGGTGGAGAAGCGGAGTGGAAGGCGAAAGTCGACCGAATCGAGCCGGGGTCAGACAAATCCGAGATGCTCAAAATTCTCCCGCCACTTACGCCGGGAGACAGCGGCGGGGGGCTCGTGGAGGGCGATAGTCATTACGGCAGTTATCGGCTCGATTACCACTGGATTGTCAGAATCTGCTATCGCGATACCGGCAAGATGATTCGGCGGCCCGAGCTCATGAAAAACGCGCTACGGGTTCATGTCGCCCCGCCCAAAGACTTTACGGGCACTTGGACGACCTGGCACATTAACGGGCAGAAGAGTTACGACTACCAATACAAGAACGGCAAATCCGACGGAGTGTTCACGAGTTACCACGACAACGGCGCCAAGAACCACGAGCAACACTATACGGCTGACGTCGCTCACGGGACCGGTACGGGCTGGTTCCCCGACGGGAAAGTGAACTACACCATTCAGTACCGAAACGGCAAACTGCACGGAACGTGGACCCACTGGTACGCGAATGGTAACAAACACAGTGAAGCGAATTATGCTGACGGAGAGTACCACGGGCGCCAGACGAATTGGCACGAAAACGGGCAACTCGGTTCCGTGACCGACTATAAGAATGGTGTCAAACACGGCGTCGAGGCGAGCTGGAACGAGAACGGTATCCCTCATTACGATCGGCTGTACTTGAACGGCAAGATCGTGAATTGA